In one Podarcis muralis chromosome 7, rPodMur119.hap1.1, whole genome shotgun sequence genomic region, the following are encoded:
- the ENO1 gene encoding enolase isoform X1 produces MSILKVYAREIFDSRGNPTVEVDLHTSKGLFRAAVPSGASTGIYEALELRDNDKTRFLGKGVSRAVKYVNEFLAPALCTQNISVVEQEKIDKLMLDMDGSENKSKFGANAILGVSLAVCKAGAAEKGVPLYRHIADLAGNQDVILPVPAFNVINGGSHAGNKLAMQEFMILPVGAESFKEAMRIGAEVYHNLKNVIKEKYGKDATNVGDEGGFAPNILENKEALELLKTAISKAGYTDKIVIGMDVAASEFYRDGKYDLDFKSPDDPSRYITPDQLADLYKGFVKNYPLVSIEDPFDQDDWAAWKKFTASAGIQVVGDDLTVTNPKRIAKAVEEKSCNCLLLKVNQIGSVTESLQACKLAQSNGWGVMVSHRSGETEDTFIADLVVGLCTGQIKTGAPCRSERLAKYNQLLRIEEELGNKSRFAGRNFRNPRVN; encoded by the exons GTCTCTTCAGAGCTGCTGTTCCAAGCGGAGCTTCGACTGGGATCTATGAAGCCCTGGAACTGCGCGACAATGACAAGACTCGTTTCCTGGGGAAAG GCGTCTCCCGAGCAGTTAAATATGTTAACGAATTCCTGGCGCCGGCACTGTGTACTCAG AACATCAGTGTTGTGGAGCAGGAGAAGATCGACAAGCTGATGCTGGATATGGACGGGTCAGAGAACAAGT CCAAGTTTggtgcaaatgcaattctgggcgtCTCCCTGGCTGTCTGCAAGGCTGGTGCTGCTGAGAAGGGGGTCCCCTTGTACCGCCACATTGCTGATCTGGCTGGGAACCAGGACGTCATTCTGCCAGTCCCT GCCTTCAATGTGATCAATGGCGGTTCCCACGCTGGTAACAAGCTGGCCATGCAGGAGTTCATGATCCTCCCTGTTGGAGCTGAGAGCTTCAAGGAAGCCATGCGCATTGGCGCCGAGGTGTACCACAACCTGAAGAACGTCATTAAGGAGAAGTATGGGAAAGATGCTACCAACGTGGGCGACGAGGGTGGCTTTGCACCCAAcatcttggagaacaaagaaG CTCTGGAACTGCTCAAGACTGCCATCAGCAAGGCTGGCTACACTGACAAGATTGTCATTGGGATGGACGTGGCGGCTTCCGAATTCTATCGCGATGGGAAATACGACCTGGACTTCAAGTCCCCTGATGATCCCAGCAGATACATCACTCCTGACCAGCTGGCTGACCTCTATAAGGGTTTTGTCAAGAATTACCCAT TGGTTTCCATTGAAGACCCATTTGACCAAGACGACTGGGCTGCTTGGAAGAAGTTCACCGCCAGTGCAGGCATCCAGGTTGTTGGTGATGACCTGACGGTTACCAACCCGAAGCGCATTGCCAAAGCCGTGGAAGAGAAGTCCTGCAACTGCCTGCTGCTGAAAGTGAACCAGATTGGCTCTGTCACAGAGTCGCTCCAGGC CTGCAAGCTCGCCCAGTCCAATGGCTGGGGCGTGATGGTGAGCCATCGCTCTGGGGAGACTGAAGACACCTTCATTGCTGATCTGGTGGTTGGGCTGTGCACTGGACAG ATCAAGACTGGTGCTCCCTGTCGGTCTGAACGTCTAGCCAAATATAACCAGCTTCTGAG GATTGAAGAGGAGCTGGGGAACAAGTCCCGCTTTGCCGGCAGAAACTTCAGGAACCCTCGCGTCAACTAA
- the ENO1 gene encoding alpha-enolase isoform X2 — translation MSILKVYAREIFDSRGNPTVEVDLHTSKGLFRAAVPSGASTGIYEALELRDNDKTRFLGKGVSKAVEHVNKTIAPALVNKNISVVEQEKIDKLMLDMDGSENKSKFGANAILGVSLAVCKAGAAEKGVPLYRHIADLAGNQDVILPVPAFNVINGGSHAGNKLAMQEFMILPVGAESFKEAMRIGAEVYHNLKNVIKEKYGKDATNVGDEGGFAPNILENKEALELLKTAISKAGYTDKIVIGMDVAASEFYRDGKYDLDFKSPDDPSRYITPDQLADLYKGFVKNYPLVSIEDPFDQDDWAAWKKFTASAGIQVVGDDLTVTNPKRIAKAVEEKSCNCLLLKVNQIGSVTESLQACKLAQSNGWGVMVSHRSGETEDTFIADLVVGLCTGQIKTGAPCRSERLAKYNQLLRIEEELGNKSRFAGRNFRNPRVN, via the exons GTCTCTTCAGAGCTGCTGTTCCAAGCGGAGCTTCGACTGGGATCTATGAAGCCCTGGAACTGCGCGACAATGACAAGACTCGTTTCCTGGGGAAAG GTGTCTCAAAAGCTGTTGAGCACGTCAATAAAACAATTGCCCCTGCACTGGTTAACAAG AACATCAGTGTTGTGGAGCAGGAGAAGATCGACAAGCTGATGCTGGATATGGACGGGTCAGAGAACAAGT CCAAGTTTggtgcaaatgcaattctgggcgtCTCCCTGGCTGTCTGCAAGGCTGGTGCTGCTGAGAAGGGGGTCCCCTTGTACCGCCACATTGCTGATCTGGCTGGGAACCAGGACGTCATTCTGCCAGTCCCT GCCTTCAATGTGATCAATGGCGGTTCCCACGCTGGTAACAAGCTGGCCATGCAGGAGTTCATGATCCTCCCTGTTGGAGCTGAGAGCTTCAAGGAAGCCATGCGCATTGGCGCCGAGGTGTACCACAACCTGAAGAACGTCATTAAGGAGAAGTATGGGAAAGATGCTACCAACGTGGGCGACGAGGGTGGCTTTGCACCCAAcatcttggagaacaaagaaG CTCTGGAACTGCTCAAGACTGCCATCAGCAAGGCTGGCTACACTGACAAGATTGTCATTGGGATGGACGTGGCGGCTTCCGAATTCTATCGCGATGGGAAATACGACCTGGACTTCAAGTCCCCTGATGATCCCAGCAGATACATCACTCCTGACCAGCTGGCTGACCTCTATAAGGGTTTTGTCAAGAATTACCCAT TGGTTTCCATTGAAGACCCATTTGACCAAGACGACTGGGCTGCTTGGAAGAAGTTCACCGCCAGTGCAGGCATCCAGGTTGTTGGTGATGACCTGACGGTTACCAACCCGAAGCGCATTGCCAAAGCCGTGGAAGAGAAGTCCTGCAACTGCCTGCTGCTGAAAGTGAACCAGATTGGCTCTGTCACAGAGTCGCTCCAGGC CTGCAAGCTCGCCCAGTCCAATGGCTGGGGCGTGATGGTGAGCCATCGCTCTGGGGAGACTGAAGACACCTTCATTGCTGATCTGGTGGTTGGGCTGTGCACTGGACAG ATCAAGACTGGTGCTCCCTGTCGGTCTGAACGTCTAGCCAAATATAACCAGCTTCTGAG GATTGAAGAGGAGCTGGGGAACAAGTCCCGCTTTGCCGGCAGAAACTTCAGGAACCCTCGCGTCAACTAA